The DNA region TCGTTCCGGACAAACCGTAACGTTGCAACCATGGGGCGTTCTCATTCTCGAAGAGCGCCAAACAACTGAATGATGAGGAGGGGCAAGGCCATGGATCGGGCGAACATCCGCTGGATCTCCAGCACCAGACAGTCGGCGTGGATCGAGAAAGAGGTCGCCGGCGACGGCGCGGGCGATCCCAATCTGATCATCACCGGAGATACGTTTCAAACCGTGGAAGGGTTCGGGGGTTGTTTCAACGAATTGGGGTATGTCGCCCTGGGCCGCCTGTCCGAAGCCGAAAAAACCAACGTGCTGGACGCGCTGTTTGATCCCGACGGCGAATTGAAGTTCAGCATTTGCCGCATGCCGATCGGCGCCAGCGACTACGCGCTGGAGTGGTACAGCCTCAATGAAACCGACGGCGACGTGGCGATGGAGCATTTTTCGATCGAGCGGGACCGAAAATATTTGATCCCCTACATCAAGGAAGCGCTCAAGCGAAACCCGGAACTCAAGATTTTCGCTTCGCCGTGGAGTCCGCCGACGTGGATGAAGTACCCGAAAGCCTACAACTACGGCACCTTGCGCTGGGAGAAAGAGATTCTGCAAGCGTACGCGTTGTACTTCGTCAAATTTGTCCAGGCCTATCGCGAGGAAGGCATCACAATTCACCAGATCCATGTGCAGAACGAAGTGGTGGCCGACCAGAAATTTCCTTCCTGTGTCTGGACGGGGGAACAGCTGCGCGATTTTATCCGGGATTATCTGGGGCCGGCGTTTGAGCGGCACGGTCTGGAGACCGAAATCTGGCTCGGCACCATCAACGCCCCGGAACCGTGGGACGTATACACCAAAAAGATATCCACGGACTACGACGCCTACGCTAATACCGTCCTCAGCGATCCCGAAGCGTACAAATACATCAAGGGCGTCGGTTACCAGTGGGCCGGCAAATACGCCATCCAGCGCACGGTGGCGAGCTATCCGGAACTTCGCTACATGCAGACCGAAAACGAATGCGGGGACGGCAACAATACGTGGGAATATGCCCAGTATGTGTTTAATCTGTTCCAGCAT from Bacillus thermozeamaize includes:
- a CDS encoding glycosyl hydrolase translates to MDRANIRWISSTRQSAWIEKEVAGDGAGDPNLIITGDTFQTVEGFGGCFNELGYVALGRLSEAEKTNVLDALFDPDGELKFSICRMPIGASDYALEWYSLNETDGDVAMEHFSIERDRKYLIPYIKEALKRNPELKIFASPWSPPTWMKYPKAYNYGTLRWEKEILQAYALYFVKFVQAYREEGITIHQIHVQNEVVADQKFPSCVWTGEQLRDFIRDYLGPAFERHGLETEIWLGTINAPEPWDVYTKKISTDYDAYANTVLSDPEAYKYIKGVGYQWAGKYAIQRTVASYPELRYMQTENECGDGNNTWEYAQYVFNLFQHYFFNGVNSYVYWNMVLEPKGRSTWGWEQNSMITADPASGRAIYNPEYYVMKHFSHFVVPGSVRLGLKGRWTGNAVAFAAPNGDRVVVIANPFKDARTLCLSDGSGVQSFELEPESFNTIVLQA